TCGTTGGCGAAGTCCACCTCATCGCCGAACTGGGCGCTCAACTCGACCTGAGAGAGCACTCCGCCCGGCCGCAGCACCAGCAGCGGTCGAATCTGGTTGCGTTTGATCAGCTCGGTGCCGGAGCGTTGGTCGCTCAGGAGAAACTCGACCCGAACGAACGAGTTCAGGAGGCCGTCGAAGCCGAAACCGGGAAGCAAGAACCGTGACAGCACGTTGCCGTCTCGGTCCTCGCGATAGGAAACTTGGGTAAAGAGCCGCAGGCGGCTGATCGGCTTGTCCTCGGGGTGGAAGCTGCGGCCGATCTCACCGAAACCCCGCCGCACTCCGACCTGGGGTATGAAGCCGTTGTCGGCACGGAAGTTGTTCGAAAGATCCTGGTAGAGCGTGAAGTAGTCCCAGGTCTTGGTCTGCCGATACCACCAGAGCTCGGCCGCATGGCCGGAGAGCTCGCGGTCGTCCCACTCGTCGGCCAGATCCGGCAGATTCGGGGTCTCGCTCTGCGAAATCAGAATCTGTCCCGAGATGACGTCCTTGTCGGTCACCTGCCAGCGGAAGTCTGGGCCGAGGACTCGGTTGTAAGAGTTGTCCTCGACCTCGCGACCGGTGAAAACGAAGCTCAGGAACGAGTCGCCGAAGTTGCGCCGAAAGCGGCCCACGGTGACCACGGACTCCTGATCCTGATCGACCAGGTCCGAGCCTTGCGGGCCCGGAATGATCACGCTGCCTCCGCCGCGGTCTTCGCCGGCGAGGAAGGTGTAGCTATTGCCCCTGAACTCTCCGGTGGCCCGAGCGCCCCAGCGTGGAGACGCGAAGCTGCGCGTGTAGACCGCCGTCAGGGGAGTGTCGAAGAGGTCCGCTCCCTCGAGAAAAAAGGGCCGTTTCTCGGGGAAGAAGAGCGCGAAGCGCTCGTTGGCCGAGATCAACGGCGCGTCGGTCTCGATCTGAGAGAAGTCCGGATTGAGCGTCAGGTCCAGGATCGTGTTCGGGTTGGGAAGCCACTTGGCGTCGAGGCCGATCTCGGACGTCGGATCGTCGGAGATCAGCGGCGTTCCGACATCCCCTTCCGGCTCCGAGCGCTGTACCCCGGTGGTGTACGGGGCCACGACGAAATGGCTGCCGCTAGGCAGGCCGCCGAGGCCGACGAGCGGTGTCGAGTTGCAGATGAAGCAGGTGGAGTCGCGAGGTAGCTTGGACGAGAAGAACTGGTACCGGAACTCCCGGGGGTGGTTGCGATAGAGGAGAATCCGCCATTGCTCGGGATTGCTCTCGGTGTAGCGAAGCGACGAGAACGGAATGCGCATCTCGAGCACCCAGCCGTGAGGGGTGACCTTGGCGGCGCTGTCCCAGAAGAAATCCGGCGCGGAGTCCTCACCCGCGGCGTCGCTCGAGATTGCGTCGTATTGAATGCCGCGCGCGTTGGCGAGGAACATCTGAGCCGTGCTGCCGTCGTTATTGGCGTCGATCAGGACTCCGCCGTAGTCGGTATAGCTGGGAACGTTGTCCCGGTTGGCCAGCGGTGCCCGGATCTTCTCGGGCTCGGGATCGGAGAACTCGAAGGCGGCGTAGAGGAACTGATCGTCGTAGACCAGGTGGCCGATGCTGCCGAGCTTGGCCGGCAGATTGTCGCCCGGTCGGGTCTCGTACCAGGTCTCGATCGGCTCGGCATCGGCCCAGCCGGGGTCGCCCATCTCGCCGTCGACTTTGATCTCGCGCGTGGTCTTGCCGATCGCGAAGGGCGGATCGTGGGCCAGCGCGAAAACAGGCGACGCCTCGACTGCCAACAGCAACGGCAGAAGCGTCGACAGGGCCCCGATTCCCCTGACAAGCATTGTCTCTTTAACGTATTCGGACGCGGAAAGTTCAGGGTTTTCTTGGGACGTCGCTACGGGTCTGACTCGGCGTCGAGAATCTCCAACTTGTCCGGAAGGTTCGGCACCATGCATAGAAACTCGAACGGGCCCTCGATCACGCTGTACGAGTGAGCGACGCCGGCCGGAATGTAGAGGACGTCCTCGGGACCGACCTCGTGATCCTCGTCGCCGATACGGATCCGCGCTCGACCGCTCAGGACGTACTGCTCGTGCTCGACGGTGTTGGTGTGAAACGGCATGCCGCCGCCGTCCAGCATGGAGAACTTGCGCATGGCGAAGTGCGGCATCCCGTCGTCGGGGCCCAGCAGCACCTGAGTCGAGGCTCCGGTGCCGGCCGCTATCGAGCTCGCCTTCACCTCGGCGGAGCTCTTGACGATTGGCTTCATCCTAGATCCTCCTGACATTCATTCAACTAGCCGAAGACCTGCTTCAGGAGCTCGGTGGTGCGGGCCACAGGGTCTTCGCGAATACGAGCCTCTTCTTGTCCCAGGATCGTGAAGATCCCGGCGAGCGCCTGATCGGTCACGTAGGCGTCGAGATCGACGGCATCTCCGGACACGAAGGGGAGGCGGTTGTAGCGTTCGGCGAGGTCGGCGTAGAGGCGCGCCAGGCCGACTTCCTCCATTTTTCTCAAGATGATCGGGTGGAACTTGTCGCGGATGTCGGCCGAGGTCCGCTCCTCGAGGAGGTCGGTCGCCGCGGTCTTGCCGCCCTCGAGAATCGCCATGGCGTCGGGGAATGTCAGGTCCCGGATTTCTTCCCAGAGGATCTCGCGGGCCCCGCTGGCGGCCTCCTCGGCCGCCCGGTTCATATTGAGCTCGAGGTCGTCGACCTGGCGCCCGAGCCCGAGTTTTCGCAGCGTCTTGGTCATCGGCTCCATGTCGCTCGGAATGACGATACGGATGAGCTCGTTGGCCAGAAAACCATCGATCACCGCGGTGCGCTCGACGGTTCGGTCCGATCCGATCTCGAGGGCCTGTCGCAGGCCCGAGATCACCGTCTCGCGATCGAGCTGGACCGGTCCGCCTCCGCTCGTGACCTCGAGAAGATCGTCAAGGGCCACACTCGAGCAGCCGGCGGCCAGAATCGTGGCCGCAACGAGACCAGCCGCGATCGATTCCCTTGCTCGCATGCTCCGATCATACCGAGCGGGATCCGCGGCGGTTGTAGATCGGCGGCGCGGGCCCGGCGCCCGTTGCCTCGGGAACCCGATGAGCCCTCAGAGGATGTTCCCGTGCCCGGCCTTGTGGAGGGTCACCTGTAGCTGCAGGATCTCTTCGATCAGCCCGCGGTGACGTCCACGGAGAGCGTTGTGGCGGTGCTTGACCGCGAGATGGCGCTCCCGGATGGTCTGCATCTCTTCGGGGTTGGTCGAGCTCATGCCCTCATGCTCTTTGACCTCTTTCAGATGATCGTCGAGTTGAGCCTCGTGTTTGAGAATGAAAGAGGTGACTTGTTGGAGCGTGTTCAGGGCGCGGGCATGATCGTTCTTCCAGGCCGCGATTTCCTCGGTCCAGAGAGCGTGATCCTTTTCGCACTGGGCTTTGTCGATAGCAGCGGCTTCCGGCATGGGAATACCCTCCTTCGGGAAAAGCCTAGCGGCGATTGCTCCGTATTGGACCACCCAATCGGGGGGCGTTGGTCAAGCAGGCGCCCGAATTCGCGCTAGGATGCGGCCTTCTCATCTCCCGCACCCTCCGAAGACCCAAGGAGAACCCATGAACAAGAGACGTTTTCTCGTTACCGGCGGAAGCCAGGGTATTGGCGCGGCGGTCGTCGAGTCTGCTCGAGCGGAAGGACACGAGGTGGTTTTTACGGGGCGCAACGAAGATCTCATCTCGGAAGTTGCAGACAAGACGGGGGCCTTCGGCCTCCGAGCCGACGTCTCGATTCCGGACGACAACGCCCAAACGCTCGAGGTATGCGGTGATCGCATGGGTGGCGTGGATGTCCTGGTCAACAATGCCGGCTACGGCTACTTCGCGCCGCTCGAGGATTTCGACGTTGGCCGGATGAAGAAGCAGTTCGACACCAACGTGTTCGGCCTCGTCGATCTCACCAGTCGCGTCGTTCCCGGGATGATCGAGCAGGGCGAGGGCGACATCGTCAACATCGCCTCGACCTCGGGCATCAAGGGCCATGCCCACGGCACCGCCTACTCGGCGAGCAAGTGGGCCGTGCGGGGCATCACCCAGTGCTGGCAGGCGGAGCTGCGGCCGCACGGCATTCGCGCGGTGTGCATTTGTCCGTCCGAAGTCCAGACGAACTGGGGTGGCAAGACCGGCCGCAACAACCCCAACAAGCTCTACGCGTCGGACATCGCCGACGCGATCCTGGCGGCGCTTTCAGCCCAACGCCGGGCCCTCTGGCCGGAGTTCGCGGTGTTCGCCACCAATCCCTGGCAAGAGGACTAGTCCGGCTCGGACGAGCGGGCTCGGGACCGGCATGACCGCAGACCGCCGCAAGAGCGGCCTCGTCACCTCACCCGGCCGCCGGCTGCTTCGACTCGGAGGACTCGTCGGTCGTGTCGGCGCATCGGTAGCGGGCGAGCGCACTCTGGGCCTTCTGCGCTCGGGCCCCATCAGTGAAGCCAGGCGGCTCGAGAATCTGATCAAGAACGCGGTGCGGATTGCCGAGACGCTGGGTGAAATGAAGGGCGCGGCCATGAAGGTCGGCCAGATGTTGAGTCTTCAGGAGGGCTGGTTGCCGAACGAGGTGGCCGAGGTCCTGCGACGGCTGCAACGCGAAGCGCCTCGCGTGCCCTCCGAGGTGATGCGCTACGAAGTCGAGGGATCGCTGCAAGCGCCGATCGGCGAGCTCTTCGAGGAATTCGAAGAGGAGGCCTTTGCGGCGGCCTCGATCGGACAGGTACACGCCGCGCGGCTCGCCGACGGCGGACCGGTGGCGGTCAAGATCCAGTATCCGGCGATCCGCGAGATCGTGACGGCCGATCTGAAGAACCTCAAGAGGCTGTTCAAGAGTCTGTTCGCGATGGTTTTCGAGGCCGATTTCGAACCTCTGTGGGAAGAGATGCGCGACCGGCTACTCGAGGAGCTCGACTACGAGCACGAGGCCGAGAACATGCGCCGCTTGCGCGAGCTTCACGCTGACGTCGAGGACGTGGTCATCCCGAAGGTGATCAAGGCTCGATCCACCGACCGGGTGCTCACCATGGAGTTCATCGATGGCATCCCGCCGCGCGAGGCGGCAAGCGATCGATACAGCCAGGAGCTGCGAGATCAATGGGGGAGGGTGTTGTTCGAGTTCCAGATGCGCGGCCTGTTCGAGCATCGCATGCTTCATGCCGACCCCAACCTCGCCAACTTCTCGTTCCTGGAAGACGGCCGAGTCGTCGTCTATGACTTCGGCAGCGTCAAGAGGATTCCCGAGAAACTGGCCGTCTGTTACGCGGCGCTGTTGCGCGCCGTGCTCGACGATCGCCGCGAGAAGGTGCCCGAAGTCCTCAGGCAACTCGGTGCAACGCGCGGCGACGGCTCGCCGGTCGAGCTCGAGCTGCTCGAGCCCTACCTGGATCTTCTTGCCGAAATCCTGCGCCGTGAGCCCGAGTACCGCTTCGGTGAAGACCCCGAGCT
This sequence is a window from bacterium. Protein-coding genes within it:
- a CDS encoding carbohydrate binding family 9 domain-containing protein; the encoded protein is MLVRGIGALSTLLPLLLAVEASPVFALAHDPPFAIGKTTREIKVDGEMGDPGWADAEPIETWYETRPGDNLPAKLGSIGHLVYDDQFLYAAFEFSDPEPEKIRAPLANRDNVPSYTDYGGVLIDANNDGSTAQMFLANARGIQYDAISSDAAGEDSAPDFFWDSAAKVTPHGWVLEMRIPFSSLRYTESNPEQWRILLYRNHPREFRYQFFSSKLPRDSTCFICNSTPLVGLGGLPSGSHFVVAPYTTGVQRSEPEGDVGTPLISDDPTSEIGLDAKWLPNPNTILDLTLNPDFSQIETDAPLISANERFALFFPEKRPFFLEGADLFDTPLTAVYTRSFASPRWGARATGEFRGNSYTFLAGEDRGGGSVIIPGPQGSDLVDQDQESVVTVGRFRRNFGDSFLSFVFTGREVEDNSYNRVLGPDFRWQVTDKDVISGQILISQSETPNLPDLADEWDDRELSGHAAELWWYRQTKTWDYFTLYQDLSNNFRADNGFIPQVGVRRGFGEIGRSFHPEDKPISRLRLFTQVSYREDRDGNVLSRFLLPGFGFDGLLNSFVRVEFLLSDQRSGTELIKRNQIRPLLVLRPGGVLSQVELSAQFGDEVDFANDRQADGLTLGIELDLQPTDHLELSLDTDQRKLDVTTDEGLSGELFKAQVAQLRATYTFSSKSWLRLIGQWLRTERRPELYDDPEDVTPLSEDLGTSLVFAYKLNWQSVLFVGYGDSRELDEFDRLEPASEEVFVKLSYAFQR
- a CDS encoding SDR family oxidoreductase encodes the protein MNKRRFLVTGGSQGIGAAVVESARAEGHEVVFTGRNEDLISEVADKTGAFGLRADVSIPDDNAQTLEVCGDRMGGVDVLVNNAGYGYFAPLEDFDVGRMKKQFDTNVFGLVDLTSRVVPGMIEQGEGDIVNIASTSGIKGHAHGTAYSASKWAVRGITQCWQAELRPHGIRAVCICPSEVQTNWGGKTGRNNPNKLYASDIADAILAALSAQRRALWPEFAVFATNPWQED
- a CDS encoding cupin domain-containing protein, coding for MKPIVKSSAEVKASSIAAGTGASTQVLLGPDDGMPHFAMRKFSMLDGGGMPFHTNTVEHEQYVLSGRARIRIGDEDHEVGPEDVLYIPAGVAHSYSVIEGPFEFLCMVPNLPDKLEILDAESDP
- a CDS encoding AarF/ABC1/UbiB kinase family protein encodes the protein MTADRRKSGLVTSPGRRLLRLGGLVGRVGASVAGERTLGLLRSGPISEARRLENLIKNAVRIAETLGEMKGAAMKVGQMLSLQEGWLPNEVAEVLRRLQREAPRVPSEVMRYEVEGSLQAPIGELFEEFEEEAFAAASIGQVHAARLADGGPVAVKIQYPAIREIVTADLKNLKRLFKSLFAMVFEADFEPLWEEMRDRLLEELDYEHEAENMRRLRELHADVEDVVIPKVIKARSTDRVLTMEFIDGIPPREAASDRYSQELRDQWGRVLFEFQMRGLFEHRMLHADPNLANFSFLEDGRVVVYDFGSVKRIPEKLAVCYAALLRAVLDDRREKVPEVLRQLGATRGDGSPVELELLEPYLDLLAEILRREPEYRFGEDPELYDKIMQAGMDNWTRATDLRFPQDVIFVDRSLAGHFGNLVRFGARAPWAEIVEGYI
- a CDS encoding DUF4197 domain-containing protein, producing the protein MRARESIAAGLVAATILAAGCSSVALDDLLEVTSGGGPVQLDRETVISGLRQALEIGSDRTVERTAVIDGFLANELIRIVIPSDMEPMTKTLRKLGLGRQVDDLELNMNRAAEEAASGAREILWEEIRDLTFPDAMAILEGGKTAATDLLEERTSADIRDKFHPIILRKMEEVGLARLYADLAERYNRLPFVSGDAVDLDAYVTDQALAGIFTILGQEEARIREDPVARTTELLKQVFG